CTAGAGGCACTAAATCCTTTGATGGCTAAAGAAGGTGACTGGGTTGAAGTTGAAATGGATAATCAACATGTTTTATCGGCTGCATTTATGATGTATATGATACCTCTGTTATTTCTGATTTTCGGGGTATTGGTGGGTCATGTTTTTCTTGAAGCTATAGCTATTGGGGAATTTCAAGAACTATTAACAGCTATAATAGCCTTTCTTTTTACAGCATTAGCCTATTTGATATTAAATCGTAGTGAGAAAAAAAAGAGCTTCAAAGAAAAAATGCTACCACAGATTGTCGATATTGTTGATACCCCTGAAGAAATAACGGTAGATCTTATGGATGAAAATGAAACAAATAAATAAAAACTAACAGATAATGAAAGGAGAATGAGAATGATTATTGAATGCCTGAAGGATAAAGACAAAGAGATTTATGAGGTTATTCAAAAAGAAACAGACAGACAAAAAAACAATATTGAGTTAATTGCATCTGAAAATTTTGTTTCCGTTGCTGTAATGGAAGCTATGGGAAGTCAACTTACTAATAAATATGCAGAAGGCTACCCTGCGCAACGTTATTATGGAGGATGCGAAGAAGTAGATGTTGCAGAAAACCTGGCACGAGATCGAATGAAACAACTTTTTAATGCAGAGCATGTCAATGTACAACCACATTCCGGTTCAGGGGCAAACTTTGGGGTTTATTTTTCTATCTTAAAACCAGGTGATAAAGTACTGGGAATGAATCTTTCTCATGGAGGTCATCTAACTCATGGAAGTCCTGTAAATATGTCAGGAAGTTATTACGAGTTTGTTGACTATGGAGTGGACGAAGAAACTCAGCGCATAGATTATAAGCAAGTCCTGGAAATTGCAAAAAAAGAGAAACCAAAATTAATTGTTGCAGGTACCAGTGCTTATCCGAGAGAAATTGACTTTAAGAAATTCCGTGAAATTGCCGACGAAGTGGGAGCCTATTTAATGGTAGACATGGCCCATATTGCCGGTGTTGTTGCAGCAGGATTTCATCAAAATCCTTGTCTCTATGCTGATTTTGTTACCACGACAACTCATAAAACCCTAAGAGGTCCAAGAGGTGGAGCGATCCTATGCAAAAAAGAATATGCAAAAATGATTGATAAATCAATCTTTCCAGGTATTCAAGGAGGCCCTTTGATGCACGTTATTGCAGCTAAAGCAGTGGCTTTCAAAGAAGCTTTGGCTCCAGAATTCAAGGAATATCAAAAACAGACATTAGCAAATGCTAAGCACCTGGGGGAATCACTTCAAAAACATGGCTTTAGACTAGTTTCGGATGGAACAGACACTCACTTATTACTGGTAGATTTAAGAAATAAAAATATTACTGGAAAAGAAGCAGAGAAGCTTCTGGATGAAGTTCATATTACCTGCAACAAGAATACGATTCCTTTCGATCCAGAAAGTCCTTTTGTTACGAGTGGTATCCGGTTAGGAACGCCCGCTGTTACAACAAGAGGTATGAAAGAAGATGCAATGGAAACAATCGCGGAATGTATCGCTCAAATTATAGATAACCCAAATCAAAAAGAAGCAGTTCAAAAGAAAGTTGCTGAACTAAGTAATCAATATAGCCTTTATGAATCCTCAACGTGTTAAATTCTAATGATTGAATCGTCAAGGGAGGGATGTCATGGTAACGAAAAATGTGCTGATGACAATTCTGCATAAGATTCTTGAATCGATTGATGAAGGCGTTCATGTCATAGATGATAATGGTTTTACAATACTATATAATAAAGCGATGGCAGAGTTAGAAGGAATGACGATAGAAGAAGTAATGGGTCAAAAATTCCTTCATATGTTTCCGGATCTGGATAATGAAAGTAGTACTCTGTTAAATGTACTTAAAACAGAAAAACCTATTCTTAACCAAAGTCAGGTATATCTTAATAAACAGAAAAAAAGGATCACGACCATCAACTCTACGATACCATTGTACTATGACGATGAAATTATTGGTGCAGTAGAGATTGCTAGAAATATTACTAAAATCAAAGAATTGTCTGATGAAATAATGCGTCTTCAACAAAGTCTAACCAATCCAGTTTCAATACAGAAAAAAAACAGGATTACTTTTTATACCTTTGAAAGTCTGAAAGGTGTTAGTCCGAATTTCTTAAAAGCTTTAAGAATGGCAAAAAAAGCAGCAAAATCTTCATCCAGTGTACTTGTTTTTGGAGAAACTGGAACGGGAAAGGAACTTTTTGTTCAAGGGATTCACTATGACAGTGAAAGAAAGAACCAGCCTTTTATTGCACAAAATTGTGCTGCATTTCCAGAATCATTATTGGAAGGCATCCTTTTTGGAACCTCTAAAGGTAGTTTTACAGGAGCGATTGATCGACCAGGAATTTTTGAGCAAGCAAACGGTGGAACGATCTTATTGGATGAAATAAATTCAATGGGAAAAAACTTGCAAGCTAAATTACTTCGAGTATTGCAGGAAGGATATGTAAGAAGAGTTGGTGGTCTGAAAGATATACCAGTTGATGTAAGAATAATAGCCACTACTAATGAAGCGCCAGAAGATTTGCTCTATCATAACATTATTCGTAAAGATCTTTTTTATCGCTTAAATGTCATTAACATTATGATTCCTCCCTTACGCGAGCGCAAAGAAGATATTGAATTGCTTGCTAATTACTTCATTAACAAACACAATAGTATTCTGAATAAATGTGTTCAACGTATTGAAAAAGAATGCATGGAAGCATTTTTACAGTATGATTGGCCTGGTAATATACGCGAACTGGAAAATGCTATTGAAGGAGCTATGAATCTAACCTTGTCAGAAAGCGAACTAAGTAAAGAGGATTTCCCAGAATATTTGTTTCGTGGGGCTGAGAAAAATTTTGCGGAAAAGCAAAACAATTTGCACCTTGATATTGATGAAGGGATGCCCTTAAATGATTTAGTGGAAAAAATTGAGTTTACTTATATTAAAAAGGCTTTGGCGACAACGAACGGAAATATAAGTCAAGCAGCTAAAAAGCTTGGTATTAAGAGACAAACACTACAACATAAAATCAAAAAAATAAAAGCATAATAACATAAAACCTCCTTGTTGGCATGAAAGTTGCATTATAGATAAGCAACAAAACAAATAAGGAGGTTTTATGATGGAAAATATTAAAGTGATTATTTGGGGTTTTGGTGCAATGGGTAGTGGGATGGCAAAAATGCTATTAAACAAACGTGGTGTTGATATCGTAGGTGTATGTCGAAGAAATCCAAACTTTGTAGGTAAAGATGTTTATGATGTTTTAAACATACAACGTGGTGATAGAGCGCCAATTTATATCACAGATGATATTGAGTCAATTGTTAAAGAAAAAAGCGCTGATGTCGTATTGATTGCAACTGATTCTCATACAAAAGACACAATGGATAAAATTCGATTAGTAGCAAAAAACAAGATTAACATTATCTCTATTGCAGAGGAAATGGCTTATCCACAGGCTCAGGAACCAGAACTGGCAAAAGAAATGGATAAACTGGCAAAAGAAAATGATATTACCATCCTTGGGACTGGTATTAACCCTGGATTTGTTCTTGACTTACTGGTATTAGCGTTGACTGGAACCTGTGAAGAAGTTGACTTTATTAAGGCTTCACGTGTCAATGATTTATCTCCATTTGGTGGAACTGTAATGAAAGGACAAGGCGTTGGTCTTACAGAAGAAGTATTTAACAAAGGTGTGGCAGACGGTACTGTTGTTGGGCACGTAGGATTTCCAGAAAGTATCCGCATGGTTGGGGATGGTTTAGGATTCAAAATTGATAAAATTGAAGAAACTCGAGAACCAATCATCAGCAATATCGAAAGAGAAACTGACCATGTTAAAGTGGAACCAGGAAATGTAGCGGGATGCCGTCATTGTGCAACTGGAGAAGAAGATGGTGTTATTAAAATTGATATGGAGCATCCACAGCAAATTCATCCAAATCTTGAAGGGCAGGAAACAGGAGACTATATCTGGGTTCGTGGAAATCCTGATATCAATATGTCTATTCAGCCAGAAATTCCAGGAGGCACTGGAACCATTGCAATGGCAGTGAATATGATCCCTCATGTTATCAATAGTCGTGCGGGACTAAAAACAATGTTAGATCTACCTGTTCCGCGAGCAATTATGGGAGATATGAGAGATCTGATCGAAAAATAGGAGGGGTATTGTGATTAAAAAAGGAACCTGGGTTAAAATTCAGGATACAATATTGGAGTCTGGACATCGAGCACCACAACTCCCTGAAGATACAAAAAAAGTTCCGTTAATTATGTGGGCAAAAGGATATCTACAAGAAGATGCTAATCTCAATGAAGTTGCTACGATTAAAACACTAACCGGTCGCTTGGTAAAAGGCACGGTGATGGAAGTGGAACCTTTCTATCGTCACGATTTTGGAGGATTTGTACCTGAACTGCTAGAAATAGGTACAATGGGTAGGCGAGAATTATGGGGAGGTGAAGATCATGAATAAAGATTTTAGTTATGAAGCTGTCATGAATCGAAAACCTCAAATAATGAAAGATTCTGTAGGGATAGACTATGCTACGTTTGAATCAGAAGGCGTAGGCTTTGACTACGAAAGAATGATGAGAGAAACTGGATATACACTATCAGAAATGCAAGAAATACAGGGGCAATCCGGTGTAGGAAATACCCCTTTGTTAGAAATGAAAAACCTGACAAAATTAGCAAGAAAATTTGCACCTACTGGTAAAGGTGCTAGGATCTTTATCAAAGACGAAGCCTCTAATCCTTCTGGAAGTTTTAAGGCCCGTCGTGCGGCAAATGCAGTTTATCATGCTAAAAAATTAGGATATAAAGGCGTTATAGCAGCAACCAGTGGTAACTATGGAGCGGCCGTAGCAAGTCAGGCATCTATGCATGGTCTTAAATGCATTATTGTACAAGAGTGTTATGATAGTAACTATGTAGGACAGCCAGAAATCATTGAAAAAGCTAGAAAATGTGAAGCGTACGGTGCAGAAGTAGTTCAGACTTCTGTAGGACCAGAATTGTTTTATGTTTTCTTGAAAATGTTGGAAGAGACAGGGTATTTCAATGCATCTCTATATACGCCATTTGGTATTGCTGGTGTCGAAACATTAGGGTATGAAATATCTATGCAGTTCCGAGAAAGAGAAGGACGCGATCCAGATGCGGTTATTTGTACGAATGCAGGTGGAGGGAATTTAACAGGAACGGCAAGAGGTCTTATAAAAGCAGGTGCTGAAAATACAAAAATTATTGCTGCTAGTGTAGACTTAACGGGTCTTCATATGGCTAGTGATGAACAGTTTAACCGCAAGTCTTTTACAACAGGACACACTGGATTTGGCATGCCATTTGCCACTAATCCTGATCGTTCAGATGTACCACGTTCAGCCGCTAGGCCTCTTCGTTACATGGATCGATATGTTTTAGTGAACCAAGGCGAAGTCTTTCTAATGACAGAACTATTGGCGCAAATGGAAGGACTGGAAAGAGGGCCGGCTGGTAATACGGCTTTAGCGGCAGCCTTTAGTGTCGCTCAGGAAATGGATGAAGATCAGACCATTGTTGTTCAGGAAACAGAGTATACAGGAGCAGGAAAACATATTAATGCTCAGTTGACTTTTGCCAGAGAAAACGGAATTAAGATCTTTTTCGGGGATCCTAAGCAAGAAGAAAAAGGAAAAAATATTATATTACCAGAAAAGTTATCTTTATTAAAAGCACAAGAAGTGGATATGGACAAATTAAGACGTTCATTAATAAAAAATGCCGTATCCAATACCGAGTTTGTAACACAGGAAGATATAGATTATTTGGTAACAGAAACAAATTCAAATCATCAATTTGTAGAAAAGCATTTAGAGGATTTGGGAATCAAGGTAAAATAATGATATAATACAAGTAAAACAAGGGGCGGCGATAAGCCGCCTCGATTAATAATGAAAATGAGGTGAACTGATGAAACGTGCTGACGATTTTGAACAAAGACGTAAACACTTAAAAGATTTATCGGATGAAGAGTTAGAGCTGAGATTTTGGCAGTTAGCCGAAAAAATTGTGGATCCTATGATTAATCTAGCAGAGAAAAACACATCCCCATCTATTGAAAGATCAGTTCTTTTGAGAATGGGTTTTTCTAGCATGGAAGCTAAATCAATCGTTGAAGGTGTTATGGATCGTGGTCTTATGGGAAAAGGAGCCGGTCACATAGTGTTTAAGGTAGCAAAAGAAAAAAATATGGATATTCGAGAAGTAGGATTGCAATTGGCAGAAGGAAATCTTTGGGAAGACGCCATATCCTTGTTTAAGGAGGAGAAATAATGGATTTAAAGCCAAATGAACATTTAGATATTAAGCACCTATTAGAAGATTTGGAAAATTATAGACCAAAACGTAGAGGATGGACCTGGAGAGAGAAAAAGAAAGATCTTGAGATGGGGCCTTTTACGTATCAAGACAGTGCTATGCCTTTAGAAAACAGTGTGCCACTTCCCTCTTCGAAATATTTTGGGGACATTGATCCGCAACCTGATTGCGTCATTACCACGGAGATAGCTTCCGGTAGATTTGAAGATGATATACGACGAATGAGGATGGCTGCATGGCACGGCGCTGATCATTTAATGGTAATTAGAACAGCTGGTCAAAGTCATTTTGATGGACTAATTGAAGGAACACCTCAAGGCATCGGTGGAATTCCCATTACTCGTAAGCAAGTGAGAGCACAACGTAAAGCTTTGGATTATATCGAAGAAGAAGTAGGTCGTCCTTTGAACTACCATTCTTATATTAGTGGTGTTGCTGGACCGGAAATATCTGTTATGTTTGCAGAAGAAGGCGTTAATGGAGCTCATCAGGATCCACAATACAATGTGTTATACCGTAATATCAACATGGTAAGATCTTTTGTTGATGCTGCAGAAGCAAAAAAAGTAATGGTTTGGGCAGATATTGCACAGATTGATGGAGCTCATAATGCCAATGCAACGGCTAGGGAAGCTTGGAAGGTAATGCCTGAATTATTAGTGCAACATGCACTAAATTCTATGTATTCTGTTAAAGTAGGGATGAAAAAAGAAAATATCTGTCTTTCTACGGTACCTCCTACGGCGCCGCCTGCACCAAGTATGAAGTTGGACCTTCCTTATGCAGTTGCCTTAAGACAGCTATTTAAAGAATATAAAATGAGGGCTCAAATGAATACCAAGTATATTGAGTCTTCAACTCGTGAAGCCACCGTAACGCATACGCTTAACCTTCTTATATCAAGGCTTACCCGTGCTGATATTCAATCTACGATTACTCCGGATGAAGGTCGTAATGTTCCATGGCATATTTATAATATAGAAGCCTGTGATACGGCAAAACAAGCCTTCGTAGGAATGGACGACTTAATGAGCATGATTCAGCTCAAAGAAGACGGCTACTTACATGACAGAAGCCGTGAAATCAAAGAAAGAGCCGTGCTTTTCATGGAAGAAGTGCTGGAAGCTGGTGGATACTTCCAAGCAGTACAAGAAGGGTTTTTTGTTGATTCAGGTCATTACCCTGAACGTAACGGTGATGGCATTGCAAGAAAAATGGATGGCGGTGTAGGTTATGGTACAGTCTATGAGAGAGATGAAGACTATTTAGCGCCCGTCACAGCTCATTTTGGTTATAATAATATTGCACAGTATGATTCTTCATTAGTGAATAATCCCTCTGAACTTATCAATGGATGCACCTTAGAAAAGCCGGAAAAAATCATTTTCATTGATGAACTAGATGAAAGTGATAATGTGCATGTTCGCTTAGAGGAAAAGAAAGATCTAATCAATACCTCTATGATAAAGCCGGAAATGGAATGGCTTGGAGACGGCATTGTTATGCTGAATATGTTTATTCCAAAATCAAAACGTGTTGCTGAGTATGCGGCTATTGAATTTGCAAAAAAGATGAACCTGAAAGAAGTCGAAGTAATCCATCGAGAGATCATGCATCCATCAGAAGGTACCCGTGTTGAATTAAAAGGAAAAGTAGACTTCACGATTGATGAAAATGACTTGGTAATTCCACCAGAACCAGAAGTTATGTCGGAAGATCAAATACGTGAAGCAGTGGAGAGAAATCCATTGAGAATTGTTGCTGGTACCGTTGGTGAAGATGAGCATTCAGTTGGATTAAGAGAAATTATTGATATTAAACATGGTGGTATTGAAGCCTATGGTATCGATACCCATTATCTCGGTACTTCCGTACCAATTGAAAAATTAGTGGATGCGGCTATCGAGTTAAATGCCAATGCGATTTTAGCGTCTACGATCATCAGTCATGATGAAATACATTATAAAAATATGAAAAAACTACATGAAACATGCATCGAAAAAGGGATTCGGGACAAAGTGATTTTGGTAGCCGGAGGAACGCAAGTAACACCTGAAATTGCTGTAAAACAAGGTGTAGACGCTGGATTTGGACGTGGAAGCAAAGGAATCCAGGTTGCGACGTTCCTGGCTAAAAGAATGGAAGAGATGCAAAATGAAGATTGATGTGTTAGTTGCCGAAATTGGAAGTACTACGACAGTAGTAAATGCTTTTAATAAAATTGATAGCAATTCACCTCTATTTCTTGGACAAGGGCAAGCACCAACAAGCGTGCTGGAGGGCGATGTTCGCATCGGCCTCCAGGGCGCTATTGATGATTTGGCGCATCATTTGAGTCAAAAGTCCATCGAATATACTGAAATGCTTGCTACCAGCAGTGCGGCAGGCGGATTAAAAATGACTGTTCATGGGCTGGTTTACGACATGACTGTTCGAGCCGCAAAAGAAGCAGCTCTGGGAGCCGGAGCAAACCTTCATCAAATTACGGCTGGAAAAATGCGCCGCAGTGATCTTAAAAAGCTTCAAGAAATAAAACCTAATATTATTTTAATCGCTGGTGGCGTTGATTATGGTGAGAAGGATACAGCCATTGAAAATGCAGAAAAGATTGCTGATTTAAATCTCAATGTCCCCATTATTTATGCTGGAAACATAGAAAATAAAGAAGAAATACGACTTATTTTTGAAGATACGAATAGCCGGCTATATATTGCTGAAAACGTTTATCCTCAAATTGACAATCTTAACATTGAACCAACTAGAAGAATTATTCAGGATGTATTTGAAGAACATATCATCCATGCTCCTGGAATGAAACAGGTAAGAGATATGGTGAATGGACCGATTATTCCAACACCTGGAGCTGTTATGGAAGCAGCCAAATTACTAAAAG
This genomic interval from Tindallia magadiensis contains the following:
- a CDS encoding SoxR reducing system RseC family protein encodes the protein MKQCGQIIRLMDDTAKVKMQRHSSCAGCNACKMGATEKPIELEALNPLMAKEGDWVEVEMDNQHVLSAAFMMYMIPLLFLIFGVLVGHVFLEAIAIGEFQELLTAIIAFLFTALAYLILNRSEKKKSFKEKMLPQIVDIVDTPEEITVDLMDENETNK
- a CDS encoding serine hydroxymethyltransferase; this translates as MIIECLKDKDKEIYEVIQKETDRQKNNIELIASENFVSVAVMEAMGSQLTNKYAEGYPAQRYYGGCEEVDVAENLARDRMKQLFNAEHVNVQPHSGSGANFGVYFSILKPGDKVLGMNLSHGGHLTHGSPVNMSGSYYEFVDYGVDEETQRIDYKQVLEIAKKEKPKLIVAGTSAYPREIDFKKFREIADEVGAYLMVDMAHIAGVVAAGFHQNPCLYADFVTTTTHKTLRGPRGGAILCKKEYAKMIDKSIFPGIQGGPLMHVIAAKAVAFKEALAPEFKEYQKQTLANAKHLGESLQKHGFRLVSDGTDTHLLLVDLRNKNITGKEAEKLLDEVHITCNKNTIPFDPESPFVTSGIRLGTPAVTTRGMKEDAMETIAECIAQIIDNPNQKEAVQKKVAELSNQYSLYESSTC
- a CDS encoding sigma-54 interaction domain-containing protein, with protein sequence MVTKNVLMTILHKILESIDEGVHVIDDNGFTILYNKAMAELEGMTIEEVMGQKFLHMFPDLDNESSTLLNVLKTEKPILNQSQVYLNKQKKRITTINSTIPLYYDDEIIGAVEIARNITKIKELSDEIMRLQQSLTNPVSIQKKNRITFYTFESLKGVSPNFLKALRMAKKAAKSSSSVLVFGETGTGKELFVQGIHYDSERKNQPFIAQNCAAFPESLLEGILFGTSKGSFTGAIDRPGIFEQANGGTILLDEINSMGKNLQAKLLRVLQEGYVRRVGGLKDIPVDVRIIATTNEAPEDLLYHNIIRKDLFYRLNVINIMIPPLRERKEDIELLANYFINKHNSILNKCVQRIEKECMEAFLQYDWPGNIRELENAIEGAMNLTLSESELSKEDFPEYLFRGAEKNFAEKQNNLHLDIDEGMPLNDLVEKIEFTYIKKALATTNGNISQAAKKLGIKRQTLQHKIKKIKA
- the ord gene encoding 2,4-diaminopentanoate dehydrogenase, with amino-acid sequence MENIKVIIWGFGAMGSGMAKMLLNKRGVDIVGVCRRNPNFVGKDVYDVLNIQRGDRAPIYITDDIESIVKEKSADVVLIATDSHTKDTMDKIRLVAKNKINIISIAEEMAYPQAQEPELAKEMDKLAKENDITILGTGINPGFVLDLLVLALTGTCEEVDFIKASRVNDLSPFGGTVMKGQGVGLTEEVFNKGVADGTVVGHVGFPESIRMVGDGLGFKIDKIEETREPIISNIERETDHVKVEPGNVAGCRHCATGEEDGVIKIDMEHPQQIHPNLEGQETGDYIWVRGNPDINMSIQPEIPGGTGTIAMAVNMIPHVINSRAGLKTMLDLPVPRAIMGDMRDLIEK
- the ortA gene encoding 2-amino-4-oxopentanoate thiolase subunit OrtA; this translates as MIKKGTWVKIQDTILESGHRAPQLPEDTKKVPLIMWAKGYLQEDANLNEVATIKTLTGRLVKGTVMEVEPFYRHDFGGFVPELLEIGTMGRRELWGGEDHE
- the ortB gene encoding 2-amino-4-oxopentanoate thiolase subunit OrtB, with the translated sequence MNKDFSYEAVMNRKPQIMKDSVGIDYATFESEGVGFDYERMMRETGYTLSEMQEIQGQSGVGNTPLLEMKNLTKLARKFAPTGKGARIFIKDEASNPSGSFKARRAANAVYHAKKLGYKGVIAATSGNYGAAVASQASMHGLKCIIVQECYDSNYVGQPEIIEKARKCEAYGAEVVQTSVGPELFYVFLKMLEETGYFNASLYTPFGIAGVETLGYEISMQFREREGRDPDAVICTNAGGGNLTGTARGLIKAGAENTKIIAASVDLTGLHMASDEQFNRKSFTTGHTGFGMPFATNPDRSDVPRSAARPLRYMDRYVLVNQGEVFLMTELLAQMEGLERGPAGNTALAAAFSVAQEMDEDQTIVVQETEYTGAGKHINAQLTFARENGIKIFFGDPKQEEKGKNIILPEKLSLLKAQEVDMDKLRRSLIKNAVSNTEFVTQEDIDYLVTETNSNHQFVEKHLEDLGIKVK
- a CDS encoding ornithine aminomutase subunit alpha yields the protein MKRADDFEQRRKHLKDLSDEELELRFWQLAEKIVDPMINLAEKNTSPSIERSVLLRMGFSSMEAKSIVEGVMDRGLMGKGAGHIVFKVAKEKNMDIREVGLQLAEGNLWEDAISLFKEEK
- the oraE gene encoding D-ornithine 4,5-aminomutase subunit OraE is translated as MDLKPNEHLDIKHLLEDLENYRPKRRGWTWREKKKDLEMGPFTYQDSAMPLENSVPLPSSKYFGDIDPQPDCVITTEIASGRFEDDIRRMRMAAWHGADHLMVIRTAGQSHFDGLIEGTPQGIGGIPITRKQVRAQRKALDYIEEEVGRPLNYHSYISGVAGPEISVMFAEEGVNGAHQDPQYNVLYRNINMVRSFVDAAEAKKVMVWADIAQIDGAHNANATAREAWKVMPELLVQHALNSMYSVKVGMKKENICLSTVPPTAPPAPSMKLDLPYAVALRQLFKEYKMRAQMNTKYIESSTREATVTHTLNLLISRLTRADIQSTITPDEGRNVPWHIYNIEACDTAKQAFVGMDDLMSMIQLKEDGYLHDRSREIKERAVLFMEEVLEAGGYFQAVQEGFFVDSGHYPERNGDGIARKMDGGVGYGTVYERDEDYLAPVTAHFGYNNIAQYDSSLVNNPSELINGCTLEKPEKIIFIDELDESDNVHVRLEEKKDLINTSMIKPEMEWLGDGIVMLNMFIPKSKRVAEYAAIEFAKKMNLKEVEVIHREIMHPSEGTRVELKGKVDFTIDENDLVIPPEPEVMSEDQIREAVERNPLRIVAGTVGEDEHSVGLREIIDIKHGGIEAYGIDTHYLGTSVPIEKLVDAAIELNANAILASTIISHDEIHYKNMKKLHETCIEKGIRDKVILVAGGTQVTPEIAVKQGVDAGFGRGSKGIQVATFLAKRMEEMQNED
- a CDS encoding GlmL-related ornithine degradation protein, whose translation is MKIDVLVAEIGSTTTVVNAFNKIDSNSPLFLGQGQAPTSVLEGDVRIGLQGAIDDLAHHLSQKSIEYTEMLATSSAAGGLKMTVHGLVYDMTVRAAKEAALGAGANLHQITAGKMRRSDLKKLQEIKPNIILIAGGVDYGEKDTAIENAEKIADLNLNVPIIYAGNIENKEEIRLIFEDTNSRLYIAENVYPQIDNLNIEPTRRIIQDVFEEHIIHAPGMKQVRDMVNGPIIPTPGAVMEAAKLLKEKMGDLIAFDVGGATTDLHSVTEGSEEINRILLSPEPVAKRTVEGDLGVYINMQNILDLIGKEELQKEMDFDIDQMIENHVPIPRTDKEIRFAERLAQEAVKISVQRHAGHIRNLYGPGGKTTVAEGKDLSGIRYVIGTGGALTRLPHGKKMLKSILYSNQKNKMMPTEEATVLLDHHYIMASLGVLSKKYPEAAYHLMKQSMDWNGAEKSESKN